In a genomic window of Styela clava chromosome 7, kaStyClav1.hap1.2, whole genome shotgun sequence:
- the LOC144425198 gene encoding uncharacterized protein LOC144425198: MDKVLIPERLEIDPNSSEASCEWLHWKKTFDDFLNALPSEGLDKLGVLVNFLSPRIFQYIEEAESYDTAIEILKTMFVKPLNEVYSRHVLATRNQQASGNVDEYMQALKSLSKHCNFKAVSAVQNRDAYVRDAFIRGLNSTWIRQRLLENKHLDLNTTYNQARSLEVAIKNAEAYRVSDSSTVVTAAQNSETQNDETSCDIEKISATANPACFFCGGKKHPPSKCPFQNVICFKCHKKDIS; the protein is encoded by the coding sequence ATGGACAAGGTTCTGATACCAGAGAGACTAGAGATAGATCCTAACTCTAGTGAAGCATCCTGTGAGTGGCTGCACTGGAAGAAGACTTTCGATGATTTTTTAAACGCCTTGCCGTCTGAAGGCCTTGATAAACTAGGTGTACTGGTGAATTTCCTATCTCCTCGTATATTCCAATATATTGAGGAGGCAGAATCGTACGATACTGCGATTGAGATACTGAAAACAATGTTTGTCAAACCTCTCAATGAAGTTTATTCTCGGCATGTTCTGGCAACCAGGAACCAACAAGCATCTGGAAATGTAGACGAATACATGCAAGCATTAAAATCGTTAAGCAAACATTGTAACTTCAAAGCTGTATCTGCTGTTCAAAACCGAGATGCTTATGTCCGAGACGCTTTTATCCGGGGGTTAAACTCCACATGGATACGACAGCGTTTGTTGGAAAACAAACACCTTGATCTTAATACGACATACAATCAAGCAAGGAGCTTAGAAGTAGCAATTAAGAATGCTGAAGCTTATCGAGTTTCCGATTCTTCTACTGTGGTTACGGCTGCTCAAAACAGTGAAACTCAAAACGATGAGACATCGTGTGATATCGAGAAAATATCTGCTACTGCAAATcccgcgtgctttttctgtggCGGAAAGAAACATCCTCCTTCAAAATGTCCATTCCAAAATGTGATTTGTTTCAAGTGTCATAAAAAGGACATTTCATGA